A single genomic interval of Corylus avellana chromosome ca10, CavTom2PMs-1.0 harbors:
- the LOC132162948 gene encoding uncharacterized mitochondrial protein AtMg00810-like, whose translation MSYLPEYGPRRSARLSRPPNRYDFSHTSFNTTLSSISIPTCFSEAVEYEYWWKVMDEELRALQDNHTWDVYKAGLVALGNRQEYGVDYKETFAPVAKMTTMRTDLISLAGLQDSSSVDTPMEVNVKYQSEEGDLSDPTVFRQLVSQFMQTPRHLHLPVVRRIIRYLRGSPSHGLFFPTSSPLRLFAYSDADWAGCPDTRQSVTGWCMFLGNTSIAWKSKKQARVSKSSTESEYRAMSTTCSEIV comes from the exons ATGTCCTACCTGCCCGAGTATGGTCCTCGACGATCTGCCCGATTATCACGTCCTCCTAATCGGTATGATTTTTCCCACACTTCTTTTAATACTACTTTGtcttctatttccatccctACATGCTTTTCTGAGGCTGTTGAATATGAATATTGGTGGAAAGTGATGGATGAAGAACTTCGGGCTCTCCAGGACAATCATACATGGGATGTG TATAAGGCAGGATTAGTTGCTCTTGGGAATAGGCAAGAATATGGGGTGGACTATAAGGAGACATTTGCTCCGGTGGCAAAGATGACCACAATGCGTACG gacttgattagCCTTGCTGGTCTTCAGGATTCTTCTTCGGTGGATACTCCTATggaggttaatgtgaaatatcAAAGTGAGGAGGGTGATCTTTCTGATCCTACTGTGTTCCGACAGTTG GTTAGCCAATTTATGCAAACTCCACGCCATCTTCATTTACCTGTTGTTCGCCGTATCATTCGATATCTTCGAGGGTCACCTAGCCATGGGTTGTTCTTTCCAACCAGCTCTCCTCTTCGCCTTTTTGCTTATAGTGATGCGGATTGGGCTGGATGTCCTGATACTCGGCAGTCTGTCACAGGCTGGTGCATGTTTCTTGGTAATACTTCAATtgcttggaagagtaagaaacaaGCTCGCGTTTCTAAATCATCTACTGAATCCGAATACCGGGCAATGTCTACTACTTGTTCTGAGATTGTCTAG
- the LOC132164072 gene encoding SNF1-related protein kinase regulatory subunit beta-3 — MNNQYGEEHDEATVVGFEVPKSPDSSYNNIYPGNEDEARDPPLVPPHLQNTLISYPASRDTAGTLPLPQNVILNHLYIENREPPRSVVALGFTHRFRQKYVTVVVYRPVHRRGSSST; from the exons ATGAACAACCAGTATGGTGAAGAGCAT GACGAAGCAACAGTTGTGGGGTTTGAAGTTCCAAAATCACCCGACTCAAGTTACAACAACATTTACCCTGGTAATGAAGACGAGGCACGGGATCCGCCTCTTGTCCCCCCACATCTCCAAAACACCTTAATTAGCTACCCAGCAAGCAGAGACACTGCTGGAACTCTTCCATTGCCACAAAATGTGATTCTCAACCATCTTTACATTGAGAACAGGGAGCCCCCGCGATCTGTCGTGGCGCTCGGGTTCACGCATCGATTCCGTCAAAAATATGTTACAGTTGTAGTTTACAGACCAGTTCATAGAAGGGGCAGTAGCAGTACTTAA